A section of the Deinococcus sp. KNUC1210 genome encodes:
- a CDS encoding IS6 family transposase, whose translation MTDAKPSRHRFPMTIIQHAVWLYHRFPLSYRDIQELLHQRGIEVSHETLREWAIKFGPLFACGLRHREPRRGSRWLLDEVCTTVDGVRHWLWRAVDEHGFVLDILLQRHRDTKAAKNFMMRLLAEYDVPDMICTDQLRSDRAAIREIPSLANVDHQQVISTARCNNLIEQSHRPTRRQERKQQGFKRRKRTQEFLNLHARIDNLHQHTRTSVFAASRRNNQRKAFQTWSMVAAGAV comes from the coding sequence GTGACCGATGCCAAACCCTCCCGCCACCGATTTCCCATGACGATTATCCAGCACGCTGTTTGGCTCTATCACCGCTTTCCGCTCAGCTACCGAGACATCCAGGAATTGTTGCACCAGCGCGGTATTGAGGTCAGTCACGAAACCCTCCGTGAATGGGCCATCAAGTTCGGCCCGCTCTTTGCATGTGGCCTGCGTCACCGGGAACCCCGCCGGGGTTCCCGGTGGCTCTTGGACGAGGTCTGCACGACGGTGGATGGTGTCCGCCACTGGTTGTGGCGGGCAGTGGACGAGCACGGGTTCGTGCTCGATATCTTGCTCCAGAGACACCGCGATACCAAGGCCGCCAAGAACTTCATGATGCGACTTCTGGCTGAATATGATGTTCCAGACATGATCTGTACCGATCAGCTCAGGAGCGATCGAGCCGCGATTCGGGAGATTCCGAGCCTAGCCAACGTCGACCACCAGCAAGTCATCTCCACGGCGCGCTGCAACAATTTGATCGAACAATCTCACCGTCCTACACGGCGTCAGGAGCGAAAACAGCAGGGATTCAAGCGAAGAAAGCGAACGCAGGAATTCCTAAACCTGCACGCTAGAATCGACAACCTCCATCAGCACACCAGAACCAGCGTTTTCGCCGCATCCAGACGAAATAATCAGAGAAAAGCATTCCAGACGTGGTCAATGGTCGCGGCAGGGGCAGTCTGA
- a CDS encoding PQQ-binding-like beta-propeller repeat protein, translating into MKRPTIAALCLLTSLVACGSSTRPPLTLPEVEQLFTVDSTNADGFSLAGDVVFSQEYTRAAGYTGVLNGYDLTTGRVRLRLPYTDQLPGTREMVVAGDRYGPQQVIGGKGIYVSRYLDTSGAAIRVTSQDGTRGQIVRLPLSNESYFHLQQMTVLDDLVLVPTIHALYAYSLSQLAGFSGTPAPRWQKEFMPPADGSYIVSDIQVDAATGQIYVLNYVETSKDMVRLFLHAYQQDGTEIWQQEVTGPAPLYLGAKMTVGEDRIVVFQGAGSMAAFDSAGTAVWKASSLCQENGDQNSTYAQIQQHTIFFSPGGSSALCAFNLADGTRKWTFDPNGAGFMNRFVVVRGVLYDSNGTLYALDTATGKVLAKTGVDLSAELGGGTVLYDQPRNQLLVWADKLWAFKPIR; encoded by the coding sequence ATGAAACGACCAACAATAGCAGCGCTATGCCTGCTGACCAGCCTGGTAGCCTGCGGCTCTTCTACCCGCCCCCCTTTGACACTTCCAGAGGTCGAGCAGCTCTTCACCGTCGACAGCACCAACGCGGACGGCTTCAGTCTGGCCGGTGATGTGGTCTTCTCCCAGGAATACACCCGGGCTGCCGGGTATACCGGCGTGCTGAATGGCTACGATCTGACCACCGGGCGAGTTCGGCTACGTCTTCCTTACACCGATCAGCTTCCTGGAACCCGGGAGATGGTCGTTGCTGGCGACCGCTACGGACCTCAGCAGGTCATTGGAGGAAAAGGCATTTATGTTTCCAGATATCTGGATACCAGTGGTGCCGCCATTCGCGTGACGTCGCAGGACGGCACGCGGGGTCAGATCGTGCGTCTTCCTCTATCGAATGAATCGTATTTCCACCTCCAGCAGATGACCGTTCTCGACGATCTGGTTCTTGTGCCTACCATCCATGCCCTCTATGCGTACTCGCTTAGCCAATTGGCAGGGTTCTCCGGAACGCCCGCACCACGCTGGCAAAAAGAGTTCATGCCGCCTGCGGACGGCAGCTACATTGTTTCGGATATCCAGGTCGATGCGGCCACTGGGCAGATCTATGTGCTGAACTACGTGGAGACATCTAAAGACATGGTTCGTCTCTTTCTGCATGCTTACCAGCAGGACGGCACCGAGATCTGGCAGCAGGAGGTGACGGGCCCAGCACCGCTGTATCTCGGGGCCAAGATGACCGTGGGTGAGGACCGCATCGTGGTGTTCCAGGGGGCGGGGAGCATGGCAGCGTTCGATTCAGCGGGCACAGCCGTGTGGAAGGCCTCGTCGCTGTGCCAGGAGAACGGCGACCAGAATTCGACGTACGCGCAGATCCAGCAACACACCATCTTCTTCTCGCCCGGCGGAAGCTCAGCGCTGTGTGCCTTCAATCTGGCGGACGGCACACGGAAGTGGACCTTCGATCCCAACGGCGCGGGATTTATGAACCGGTTTGTGGTTGTCCGTGGGGTGTTGTACGATTCGAACGGGACGCTCTATGCCCTCGACACCGCGACTGGGAAAGTCTTGGCGAAAACCGGAGTGGATCTCAGTGCCGAGTTGGGCGGAGGCACGGTGCTGTATGATCAGCCGCGGAATCAACTCCTCGTGTGGGCAGACAAGCTCTGGGCCTTTAAACCAATCAGATGA
- a CDS encoding DUF5565 family protein, with protein MKKIVSLFQRNYEGDRLVRDEIVPGAEWVAVGEGLATRKFDGTSCLIRDGKLYKRYDAKQGKTPPEGFEAAQAPDPQTGHWPGWVPVGEGADDRYHREGRQNTPNLPDGTYELVGPKIQSNSDGFDQHQLVRHGGEVLSDVPRDFQGLKAYLEPLSIEGIVWHHPDGRMVKIKRKDFFKPAKRTR; from the coding sequence ATGAAGAAGATCGTCAGCCTCTTTCAACGAAACTATGAAGGTGATCGCTTGGTGCGTGATGAGATCGTGCCGGGCGCTGAGTGGGTTGCAGTAGGGGAAGGTCTCGCCACGCGGAAGTTTGACGGCACCAGTTGCCTCATCCGCGACGGCAAGCTGTACAAACGCTACGACGCGAAGCAGGGCAAGACACCACCGGAGGGATTTGAAGCGGCCCAAGCACCAGATCCTCAAACGGGGCACTGGCCGGGGTGGGTGCCCGTTGGGGAAGGGGCCGATGACCGCTATCATCGAGAGGGGCGACAGAACACGCCCAATCTGCCCGACGGGACATATGAACTCGTGGGCCCGAAGATCCAGAGCAATTCGGACGGCTTCGATCAGCACCAGTTGGTGCGACATGGTGGAGAAGTGCTGAGCGATGTACCACGTGACTTTCAAGGGTTGAAGGCATATTTGGAACCGCTGAGCATTGAGGGGATTGTCTGGCATCATCCGGACGGACGGATGGTGAAGATTAAACGCAAGGACTTTTTCAAACCAGCCAAACGAACGCGCTAA
- a CDS encoding SDR family oxidoreductase: MTDYDYKQVALITGANKGIGLEIARQLAQLDFTVLIGSRDVQRGEAAADLLRAEGLDAHALVLDVTDTASVQAAATQLGERFGRLDVLVNNAGVSLDDLPPSTVSMEVLRATFETNVFGVVQVTQALLPLLRATSNARIVNMGSAMGSLTLTSDPNNMRSGYWLLAYASSKSALHAVTVQFANELRATGIKVNAADPGYVATDMTGQQGFNSLHDGALPAVRLATLPEDGPTAGLFSLDGSVPW, encoded by the coding sequence ATGACAGACTACGACTACAAGCAGGTAGCGCTCATCACCGGGGCCAATAAAGGAATCGGGCTGGAAATCGCCCGTCAGCTGGCGCAGTTGGACTTCACGGTCCTGATCGGCTCGCGTGACGTCCAACGGGGCGAGGCGGCCGCTGACCTCCTCCGGGCCGAGGGTCTGGACGCTCACGCCCTGGTGCTGGACGTGACCGACACTGCCAGTGTGCAGGCCGCTGCCACCCAACTGGGTGAGCGCTTCGGTCGGCTGGACGTGCTGGTGAATAACGCGGGCGTATCACTCGACGATCTGCCGCCCAGCACAGTCTCGATGGAGGTGCTACGCGCCACGTTCGAGACGAACGTGTTCGGTGTGGTGCAGGTAACCCAAGCCCTGCTGCCCCTCCTCCGAGCCACGTCGAACGCACGGATCGTGAACATGGGCAGCGCGATGGGCTCATTGACGCTGACCAGTGACCCGAACAACATGCGCTCCGGCTATTGGCTGCTCGCGTACGCGTCCAGTAAATCTGCGCTGCACGCCGTGACGGTACAGTTTGCCAACGAGTTGCGAGCGACAGGCATCAAGGTGAACGCTGCCGACCCTGGGTACGTTGCCACCGACATGACCGGGCAGCAGGGTTTCAATAGCCTCCACGACGGAGCGCTTCCTGCCGTGCGCCTCGCGACCCTGCCGGAAGATGGCCCCACAGCGGGGCTCTTCAGTCTCGATGGCTCTGTACCCTGGTAG